From Paenibacillus sp. V4I7, one genomic window encodes:
- a CDS encoding threonine synthase → MNRLGLYCSRCSARLPFRYQEMKCDCGGTLLVDYDLEHIARTLTKEALQTRYPSMWRYKELLPVSNPDCIVTLGEGWTPLLRMQEWEQKLPIKRLWIKREEQNPTGSFKSRGFSVAVSLLKEAGATKAAVPSNGNAAGALAAYAGRAGIEASVFIPMDCPPLIVDECPLYGAATFLVDGFIHDAAAIIEAGKQDQGWVNVGTLKEPGRVEGKKTMGLELAEQLGWTFPDVIIYPTGGGSGIIGMWKAYQELKALRWIDGPMPRFVCVQEEGCQPIVDGIACSQAKSAQAAGVEASPTGMRVPNPPDLAFILSIVEQSGGTAIALSKSQIAEATHTLGSLGISSSPEGSATWAGLLALCDSGWLRPSDSVVLFNTSHAMKYVKFGSISALPIIRSYEDYRRL, encoded by the coding sequence ATGAACCGATTGGGGCTTTATTGCTCACGATGTTCTGCAAGGCTCCCTTTTCGCTATCAAGAAATGAAATGCGACTGCGGTGGCACTTTATTGGTCGATTACGACTTGGAGCACATAGCTAGAACGTTAACGAAGGAAGCATTACAAACACGCTACCCATCGATGTGGAGATATAAAGAATTGCTTCCAGTGAGTAACCCTGATTGTATCGTCACCTTAGGCGAAGGCTGGACGCCACTCTTGCGCATGCAGGAATGGGAGCAGAAGCTGCCTATTAAACGGTTATGGATCAAGAGAGAAGAGCAGAACCCTACGGGGAGCTTTAAGTCGAGGGGCTTCTCCGTCGCTGTTTCCTTGCTCAAGGAAGCAGGAGCGACGAAAGCGGCCGTTCCATCCAATGGAAATGCCGCGGGCGCATTAGCCGCTTATGCAGGGCGTGCAGGGATCGAGGCATCTGTCTTTATCCCCATGGATTGCCCGCCATTAATCGTGGACGAATGTCCGTTATATGGAGCTGCCACCTTCCTCGTCGACGGCTTCATTCATGATGCAGCAGCAATCATTGAAGCGGGTAAACAAGATCAAGGCTGGGTTAACGTCGGCACATTGAAGGAGCCCGGACGTGTAGAAGGCAAGAAAACAATGGGACTTGAGCTCGCCGAACAACTTGGTTGGACGTTCCCCGACGTTATCATCTATCCAACCGGCGGCGGCTCCGGTATTATTGGCATGTGGAAAGCTTACCAGGAGCTCAAAGCACTCCGCTGGATTGACGGTCCCATGCCAAGATTCGTCTGCGTGCAGGAAGAGGGATGCCAGCCAATTGTAGATGGCATAGCCTGCAGCCAAGCTAAAAGTGCCCAAGCTGCCGGAGTAGAAGCTAGTCCGACAGGTATGCGCGTACCGAATCCGCCAGACTTGGCGTTCATCCTGTCGATTGTGGAACAAAGCGGCGGCACAGCCATCGCTCTCTCCAAGAGCCAAATTGCCGAAGCCACGCATACCTTGGGCTCATTGGGCATCTCCTCCTCCCCCGAAGGCTCGGCAACTTGGGCAGGTCTGCTCGCCCTCTGCGATAGCGGATGGCTGCGTCCGAGCGATTCCGTTGTGCTTTTTAACACGTCGCACGCGATGAAATATGTGAAGTTTGGTTCCATCTCTGCACTTCCTATTATTAGAAGCTATGAGGATTATCGCCGTTTGTAG